In Populus alba chromosome 9, ASM523922v2, whole genome shotgun sequence, a genomic segment contains:
- the LOC118058653 gene encoding B3 domain-containing protein At3g19184: MAKSKQTYEEIRQKRMEENKKRMEELNLTKLSQSLLSKPSPVKKGKPRTFRPAAALTPVRRSPRVADMSTVSYKELPVETLERTRRSYSSRRRGFGVYASSEARAYAIDKAEQIQSRLGADFPSFLKPMVQSHVSGCFWLGLPVYFCKSHLPLSDEMMTLEDENGDEFQTKYLARKTGLSGGWRGFSLDHELVDGDALVFHLVSPTRFKVYIARAYDSENNENKEDMEEDNEGKENIDNDKNSDSKHLDGIAKRTRASRK; the protein is encoded by the exons ATGGCAAAATCAAAGCAAACATACGAGGAAATCAGGCAAAAGAGGATGGAAGAGAACAAGAAAAGGATGGAAGAGCTCAACCTCACAAAGCTTTCTCAAAGTCTCCTTTCTAAGCCATCTCCA GTGAAGAAAGGCAAGCCCAGAACTTTTAGGCCAGCAGCGGCCTTAACTCCTGTGAGAAGATCGCCTCGAGTTGCAGACATGTCCACTGTTAGCTATAAAGAA TTACCAGTGGAAACTTTGGAGAGAACCCGAAG AAGCTACAGTTCCCGAAGGAGAGGTTTTGGGGTTTATGCTTCTAGTGAAGCGAGGGCGTATGCAATTGATAAAGCAGAACAAATTCAGTCACGTTTGGGAGCTGATTTCCCGAGTTTTCTAAAACCCATGGTCCAGTCACATGTCAGCGGATGCTTTTGGCTG GGCCTGCCAGTTTACTTCTGCAAGTCGCATCTTCCCCTTAGTGATGAAATGATGACTTTGGAAGATGAAAATGGAGATGAATTCCAAACGAAGTACCTTGCTCGAAAAACTGGTCTTAGTGGCGGATGGAGAGGGTTTTCCCTTGATCATGAACTCGTTGATGGAGATGCGTTAGTATTCCATCTAGTCAGCCCTACAAGATTTAAG GTGTACATTGCAAGGGCATATGATTCAGAAAACAACGAAAACAAGGAAGACATGGAGGAAGAtaatgaagggaaggaaaacATTGACAATGACAAGAATTCAGATTCCAAGCACTTGGATGGGATAGCCAAACGAACCAGAGCAA GCAGAAAGTAG
- the LOC118058652 gene encoding B3 domain-containing protein At3g19184, giving the protein MMKSKQTYEETRQKRMEENKKRMEELNLTKLSQSLLSKPSPVKKAKPRISRSPVALTPVRRSNRVADKPPVSYKEVPIEPLARPRRSYQRRDLLNRVYASDEVRIYAIHRADQIQSSLGADFPSFVKPMLQSHVTGGFWLGLPVPFCKAHLPHYDEMITLEDENGDESETKYLAGKTGLSGGWRGFAINHDLVDGDALVFQFVSPTKFKVYIVRAYDSEDNEDQENTKDNEVKDNTEDNEVKDNTEDEGKIEENGKVSDATDLNRRYPKRIRASQK; this is encoded by the exons atgatgaaatcaaaacaAACGTACGAAGAAACCAGGCAAAAGAGGATGGAGGAGAACAAAAAGAGAATGGAAGAGCTCAACCTCACAAAGCTCTCTCAAAGTCTCCTTTCCAAGCCATCTCCA GTGAAGAAAGCGAAGCCCAGAATTTCTAGGTCACCAGTGGCCTTGACTCCTGTTAGGAGGTCGAACCGGGTTGCAGACAAGCCTCCCGTTAGCTATAAAGAA GTTCCAATTGAACCTTTGGCGAGACCCAGAAG GAGCTATCAAAGGAGGGATCTCTTGAATAGAGTTTATGCTTCTGATGAAGTAAGGATATATGCAATTCATAGGGCAGATCAAATTCAGTCAAGTTTGGGAGCTGATTTCCCAAGTTTTGTAAAACCTATGCTCCAATCACATGTCACTGGTGGGTTTTGGCTG GGTCTGCCGGTCCCCTTTTGTAAGGCTCACCTTCCCCATTATGATGAAATGATTACTTTGGAAGATGAAAATGGAGATGAATCTGAAACGAAATACCTGGCTGGAAAAACTGGTCTTAGTGGGGGATGGAGAGGTTTTGCTATTAATCATGATCTAGTTGATGGAGATGCATTGGTATTCCAGTTTGTCAGCCCTACTAAATTTAAG GTGTACATTGTAAGGGCATATGATTCAGAAGACAATGAAGATCAGGAAAACACGAAAGACAACGAAGTCAAGGATAACACGGAAGACAATGAAGTCAAGGATAACACGGAGGACGAgggaaaaattgaagaaaatggcAAGGTTTCGGATGCCACAGATTTGAATAGGAGATACCCCAAACGAATCCGAGCAA GCCAAAAGTAG
- the LOC118058650 gene encoding uncharacterized protein isoform X2, whose protein sequence is MEIKPGLSAIVTGGASGIGRALSLALGEKGVFVTVIDFSEEKGKEVASLVEKENAKFHPNLGFPSALFIKCDVSKSRDLAAAFEKHVATYGGMDICINGAGISNPIPFYKDKTDGTHSWKHTVNVNLLAVIDCTHLAINSMLAAQKPGVIINLGSASGLYPMYGDPIYAGSKGGVVMFTRSLVPYKRRGIRINVLCPEFVKTQLAEKVDSKFIDMIGGFVPMKMVVKGAFELISDESKAGSCLWITNRRGMEYWPTPMEEAKYLVRSSNSKRRVSYQAPVNLQLPLSYEKLVVQTLSHNFRNATRIVRVPLRLPIGSHQVLVKVIYAGVNASDVNFSSGRYFSGKNQDLTSSLPFDVGFEAVGIIAAVGESVTDLKVGTPAALMTFGSYTEFTVVPAKHILPVPRPDPEVVALLTSGMTASIALEKCGQMKSGEAVVVTAAAGGTGQFAVQVLKKEFPKGIDIIYESVGGDMFDLCLNALAMHGRLIVIGMISQYQGEHGWTPANYTGLCEKILARSQTVAGFFLLQHTHLWAQHLDRLYNMFASGKLKVVLDQKRFDGVHSVADAVEYLHSGKSVGKVVVCIDPSFSEQKSKL, encoded by the exons atggaaatcaAACCAGGTTTATCAGCTATAGTCACTGGCGGTGCCTCTGGAATCG GGAGAGCGCTTAGTTTAGCTCTTGGAGAGAAGGGGGTATTCGTGACTGTTATTGATTTCtctgaagaaaaaggaaaggaagttgCGTCACTTGTCGAGAAAGAGAATGCCAAATTCCATCCCAATTTGGGATTTCcgtctgctctttttattaaatgCGATGTCTCAAAATCAA GAGATTTAGCTGCTGCTTTTGAGAAGCATGTGGCAACATATGGAGGGATGGATATTTGTATTAATGGTGCTGGAATCAGTAATCCCATAccattttataaagataaaacaGATGGTACTCATTCGTGGAAGCATACTGTTAATGTGAACTTGCTTGCAGTAATTGATTGTACTCACCTTGCG ATAAACAGTATGCTAGCTGCGCAGAAGCCTGGAGTTATTATAAATTTGGGATCTGCTTCTGGTCTTTATCCAATGTATGGTGATCCTATCTACGCTGGCTCTAAAG gTGGTGTTGTTATGTTCACTAGATCACTTGTTCCTTATAAACGCCGGGGTATACGCATCAATGTGCTTTGCCCTGAG TTTGTTAAAACACAGTTGGCAGAGAAAGTCGATTCTAAATTTATTGACATGATTGGAGGCTTTGTTCCCATGAAAATGGTTGTCAAAG GTGCTTTTGAGCTTATCAGTGATGAGAGTAAAGCTGGTTCTTGCCTGTGGATTACAAATCGTAGAGGCATGGAGTATTGGCCCACTCCCATGGAAGAAGCAAAATACTTGGTGCGTTCTTCAAATTCCAAAAGAAGAGTGTCATACCAAGCCCCAGTGAACCTTCAACTTCCTCTGAGTTATGAGAAACT aGTTGTTCAGACCTTGAGCCATAATTTTCGCAATGCTACCCGCATAGTGCGCGTACCATTGAGATTACCCATTGGATCACATCAAGTTCTTGTGAAAGTCATTTATGCTGGTGTAAATGCTAGTGAT GTGAACTTCAGCTCAGGTCGTTATTTCTCTGGCAAGAACCAAGACCTTACCTCCAGTCTTCCATTTGATGTTGGTTTTGAG GCAGTGGGAATAATTGCAGCTGTGGGGGAATCTGTTACTGACTTGAAAGTTGGCACTCCTGCTGCACTCATGACTTTTGGGAGTTATACTGAATTCACAGTG GTTCCAGCAAAACATATCCTTCCTGTACCTAGACCAGATCCTGAAGTTGTTGCCTTGCTGACTTCAGGGATGACTGCATCAATTGCTCTTGAAAAG TGTGGACAAATGAAATCTGGAGAAGCAGTTGTTGTGACTGCTGCTGCAGGAGGGACTGGTCAATTTGCTGTCcag GTTCTAAAAAAGGAGTTTCCAAAAGGTATTGACATCATCTATGAATCTGTTGGTGGTGACATGTTTGATTTATGCTTGAATGCTTTGGCGATGCACGGACGACTCATTGTGATCGGAATGATTTCTCAG taTCAAGGAGAGCATGGATGGACACCAGCTAATTATACAGGACTCTGTGAGAAGATTTTAGCAAGAAGTCAAACTGTG GCTGGTTTTTTCCTTCTACAACATACTCACTTGTGGGCACAACATCTAGACAGACTATATAACATGTTCGCTTCTGGAAAGCTCAAG GTTGTGTTAGACCAAAAAAGATTTGACGGTGTCCATTCTGTTGCGGATGCTGTTGAGTACCTTCACTCGGGTAAAAGTGTTGGCAAG GTTGTCGTCTGCATTGATCCAAGCTTCAGTGAACAAAAGTCAAAATTATGA
- the LOC118058650 gene encoding uncharacterized protein isoform X1, with product MEIKPGLSAIVTGGASGIGRALSLALGEKGVFVTVIDFSEEKGKEVASLVEKENAKFHPNLGFPSALFIKCDVSKSRDLAAAFEKHVATYGGMDICINGAGISNPIPFYKDKTDGTHSWKHTVNVNLLAVIDCTHLAINSMLAAQKPGVIINLGSASGLYPMYGDPIYAGSKGGVVMFTRSLVPYKRRGIRINVLCPEFVKTQLAEKVDSKFIDMIGGFVPMKMVVKGAFELISDESKAGSCLWITNRRGMEYWPTPMEEAKYLVRSSNSKRRVSYQAPVNLQLPLSYEKLVVQTLSHNFRNATRIVRVPLRLPIGSHQVLVKVIYAGVNASDVNFSSGRYFSGKNQDLTSSLPFDVGFEAVGIIAAVGESVTDLKVGTPAALMTFGSYTEFTVVPAKHILPVPRPDPEVVALLTSGMTASIALEKCGQMKSGEAVVVTAAAGGTGQFAVQLAKLAGNTVVATCGGNEKAILLKQLGVDRVIDYKVEDIKTVLKKEFPKGIDIIYESVGGDMFDLCLNALAMHGRLIVIGMISQYQGEHGWTPANYTGLCEKILARSQTVAGFFLLQHTHLWAQHLDRLYNMFASGKLKVVLDQKRFDGVHSVADAVEYLHSGKSVGKVVVCIDPSFSEQKSKL from the exons atggaaatcaAACCAGGTTTATCAGCTATAGTCACTGGCGGTGCCTCTGGAATCG GGAGAGCGCTTAGTTTAGCTCTTGGAGAGAAGGGGGTATTCGTGACTGTTATTGATTTCtctgaagaaaaaggaaaggaagttgCGTCACTTGTCGAGAAAGAGAATGCCAAATTCCATCCCAATTTGGGATTTCcgtctgctctttttattaaatgCGATGTCTCAAAATCAA GAGATTTAGCTGCTGCTTTTGAGAAGCATGTGGCAACATATGGAGGGATGGATATTTGTATTAATGGTGCTGGAATCAGTAATCCCATAccattttataaagataaaacaGATGGTACTCATTCGTGGAAGCATACTGTTAATGTGAACTTGCTTGCAGTAATTGATTGTACTCACCTTGCG ATAAACAGTATGCTAGCTGCGCAGAAGCCTGGAGTTATTATAAATTTGGGATCTGCTTCTGGTCTTTATCCAATGTATGGTGATCCTATCTACGCTGGCTCTAAAG gTGGTGTTGTTATGTTCACTAGATCACTTGTTCCTTATAAACGCCGGGGTATACGCATCAATGTGCTTTGCCCTGAG TTTGTTAAAACACAGTTGGCAGAGAAAGTCGATTCTAAATTTATTGACATGATTGGAGGCTTTGTTCCCATGAAAATGGTTGTCAAAG GTGCTTTTGAGCTTATCAGTGATGAGAGTAAAGCTGGTTCTTGCCTGTGGATTACAAATCGTAGAGGCATGGAGTATTGGCCCACTCCCATGGAAGAAGCAAAATACTTGGTGCGTTCTTCAAATTCCAAAAGAAGAGTGTCATACCAAGCCCCAGTGAACCTTCAACTTCCTCTGAGTTATGAGAAACT aGTTGTTCAGACCTTGAGCCATAATTTTCGCAATGCTACCCGCATAGTGCGCGTACCATTGAGATTACCCATTGGATCACATCAAGTTCTTGTGAAAGTCATTTATGCTGGTGTAAATGCTAGTGAT GTGAACTTCAGCTCAGGTCGTTATTTCTCTGGCAAGAACCAAGACCTTACCTCCAGTCTTCCATTTGATGTTGGTTTTGAG GCAGTGGGAATAATTGCAGCTGTGGGGGAATCTGTTACTGACTTGAAAGTTGGCACTCCTGCTGCACTCATGACTTTTGGGAGTTATACTGAATTCACAGTG GTTCCAGCAAAACATATCCTTCCTGTACCTAGACCAGATCCTGAAGTTGTTGCCTTGCTGACTTCAGGGATGACTGCATCAATTGCTCTTGAAAAG TGTGGACAAATGAAATCTGGAGAAGCAGTTGTTGTGACTGCTGCTGCAGGAGGGACTGGTCAATTTGCTGTCcag CTAGCAAAATTGGCAGGAAATACAGTTGTTGCAACTTGTGGAGGTAATGAAAAGGCAATTCTTTTAAAACAACTGGGAGTTGATCGAGTCATAGATTATAAAGTTGAAGATATTAAAACG GTTCTAAAAAAGGAGTTTCCAAAAGGTATTGACATCATCTATGAATCTGTTGGTGGTGACATGTTTGATTTATGCTTGAATGCTTTGGCGATGCACGGACGACTCATTGTGATCGGAATGATTTCTCAG taTCAAGGAGAGCATGGATGGACACCAGCTAATTATACAGGACTCTGTGAGAAGATTTTAGCAAGAAGTCAAACTGTG GCTGGTTTTTTCCTTCTACAACATACTCACTTGTGGGCACAACATCTAGACAGACTATATAACATGTTCGCTTCTGGAAAGCTCAAG GTTGTGTTAGACCAAAAAAGATTTGACGGTGTCCATTCTGTTGCGGATGCTGTTGAGTACCTTCACTCGGGTAAAAGTGTTGGCAAG GTTGTCGTCTGCATTGATCCAAGCTTCAGTGAACAAAAGTCAAAATTATGA
- the LOC118058654 gene encoding B3 domain-containing protein Os01g0234100, with product MAVLQVNKQMEKRGRAPKVNEIKKVPSNVSVKSESHTSKRAKIDDLYDNEEVKSDVMMRAKEIQSNLSPELPSIIKHMLPSNVTRVFWLHFPKSFCEAYLPKEDTMVVLEDERGKSYETKYLARKVGLSAGWRGFSIDHKIMEGDVLIFHLVEPAKFKVYIVRVNDSEEVDGALALLKLEAGVKQMGPIGSSEEVDGALGLLKLEAAIKQMTPINEAVHVEKLSKVSEEMEDLDFEHLSHDNPEKNCEKNVKMTCLTTFGPISDLYEYESEDLGSETTDGVRLSKSAVDFKEVKCFEDFDILANGLVINSELSKHLQTKYYELCCSQNSLLHDHLLDGLNCKLVVGMLSETINIADAIRASKLTTSLESFAIWEKTLKAFEGLGMNVGFLLARLGQLMHLSAKSKRYEEATLQRVNAKEEMKTLEAKLLEVKDTINRLGVEIEKLVVDSENLELKFQEVAKAPW from the exons aaag GTACCGAGTAATGTTTCTGTGAAGTCTGAAAG CCACACATCGAAGAGAGCCAAAATTGATGACCTATATGATAATGAGGAAGTTAAATCTGATGTCATGATGCGAGCGAAAGAAATTCAATCTAATCTATCACCTGAACTCCCTAGCATCATAAAGCATATGCTACCCTCGAATGTTACCAGAGTATTTTGGCTG CATTTTCCTAAGAGTTTTTGTGAAGCATATTTGCCGAAAGAGGACACTATGGTTGTTTTGGAAGATGAAAGGGGAAAAAGTTATGAAACAAAATATCTTGCTCGCAAGGTGGGCCTCAGTGCTGGATGGAGAGGGTTCTCCATCGATCACAAAATAATGGAGGGAGATGTTCTGATTTTTCATTTAGTCGAGCCTGCCAAATTCAag GTCTACATTGTGAGAGTAAATGATTCAGAAGAAGTAGATGGTGCTCTTGCCCTTTTGAAATTGGAAGCTGGTGTCAAACAAATGGGTCCTA TCGGTAGTTCAGAAGAAGTGGATGGTGCCCTTGGCCTTTTAAAATTGGAAGCTGCTATTAAACAAATGACTCCTA TCAATGAAGCAGTTCATGTAGAAAAACTGAGCAAGGTAAGCGAAGAGATGGAAGATCTGGATTTCGAACATCTATCGCATGACAATCCTGAAAAGAACTGTGAAAAGAACGTCAAGATGACCTGTCTTACCACCTTTGGGCCTATATCAGATCTGTACGAATATGAAAGTGAAGATCTTGGCTCGGAAACTACAGATGGAGTCAGATTGTCAAAATCTGCTGTTGATTTTAAAGAAGTGAAATGTTTCGAGGATTTTGACATTCTTGCAAATGGCTTAGTAATTAACAGTGAGCTCTCCAAACACCTTCAAACCAAGTATTATGAGCTTTGCTGCAGTCAAAATTCCCTTCTCCATGACCATCTTCTTGATGGCCTTAACTGTAAACTGGTTGTTGGAATGCTTTCGGAGACTATCAATATTGCAGATGCCATTAGAGCTTCAAAGCTTACTACTTCCCTGGAAAGCTTTGCAATTTGGGAGAAGACTCTGAAAGCCTTTGAAGGCTTAGGAATGAATGTCGGTTTTTTGCTTGCTAGGTTGGGACAGCTTATGCACCTATCTGCTAAATCAAAGAGGTATGAGGAAGCTACTCTGCAAAGAGTGAACGCCAAGGAGGAGATGAAAACTCTTGAGGCAAAGCTTTTGGAAGTGAAAGACACCATAAATAGGCTAGGCGTTGAGATTGAGAAATTAGTGGTGGATTCTGAGAATCTAGAGCTTAAGTTCCAAGAAGTTGCTAAAGCCCCATGGTGA